The following proteins come from a genomic window of Methanosarcina sp. MTP4:
- a CDS encoding formylmethanofuran dehydrogenase subunit C — MQVVKFSLKKANKIPIEADTVTPDNFAGKTKEEIEAILVWYGNGQCPLGDFFTVEVEGSDSAENTKIVFEGDVSRVKRIGQGMSTGEIEINGNVDMHCGFGMKGGKIVINGDADSWLGCEMKGGEIILNGSAAYYVGSGYRGEACGMRGGKITINGNARDYLGEHMCGGEILVTGNVGLLPAVSNNGGTIVIEGNATMPASEMKNGTVIIKGKISDMLPSYKEDGTEEVEGITYRKFVGDVNAGGKGMLLVK; from the coding sequence ATGCAGGTCGTAAAGTTTTCCCTGAAAAAAGCCAACAAGATCCCTATCGAAGCCGACACGGTAACCCCGGACAACTTCGCAGGCAAGACAAAGGAAGAAATCGAAGCCATTCTCGTCTGGTACGGAAACGGGCAGTGTCCGCTCGGAGACTTCTTTACGGTTGAAGTTGAGGGCAGTGACTCCGCAGAAAACACAAAAATCGTGTTTGAAGGAGACGTCTCCCGGGTCAAGAGAATCGGACAGGGCATGAGCACCGGAGAAATCGAAATCAACGGCAACGTGGACATGCACTGCGGGTTCGGCATGAAAGGCGGGAAAATCGTCATAAATGGCGACGCTGACAGCTGGCTCGGCTGCGAGATGAAAGGCGGAGAGATAATCCTCAACGGAAGCGCAGCCTACTATGTAGGATCCGGCTACCGTGGAGAAGCCTGCGGCATGCGCGGAGGAAAGATCACCATCAACGGGAACGCAAGGGACTACCTCGGCGAGCACATGTGCGGCGGAGAAATCCTCGTGACCGGAAACGTCGGCCTCCTTCCCGCAGTCTCAAACAACGGTGGCACAATCGTCATCGAAGGAAACGCCACCATGCCCGCAAGCGAGATGAAGAACGGGACCGTAATCATCAAAGGCAAAATCTCGGATATGCTTCCCTCCTACAAGGAAGACGGAACCGAGGAAGTTGAAGGCATAACCTACCGCAAGTTCGTTGGCGATGTCAACGCAGGCGGAAAAGGAATGCTACTGGTAAAGTGA
- a CDS encoding S-layer protein domain-containing protein produces MKRFAAVTLAALMVLAVFASCASAADSVEIRGPVYNGTNLTDIVPVTMDANSFAAFYYDLDEGTQTETLSVLSADDSDTIPEGDLVYNTTITFVDFEYAPGFTASDEDDATTQFPVLGFFAEAFIPLDENKADKLAKLVMDDDEKYTLRTGEILDLGEGYALEAKQVDVDGEKVWLEFTKDGEFIDDEIISVATADDTGDWVVDLDDIEDEDDVIVMRMHVNQVFQGAVDSIAQIEGLWLIDFENAMTIESDDEFGELEVTITGDTLNLESTDDITLNKDDTEEIAEGMSFLIADTPDDEFRFYVFKEFTEPGTYEIRGSVVDNNNSVSTWEWNSSTFAGFYYDIDDDVGTEELKILSSTGTDTVEIGDNQLVYTTTIEMVDFEFAPGFTASDDDVATKEYPVLGFFAEEFVAIDPVSADKLAKLVLDDDEKYTLRTGEILDLGEGYALEAKQVDVEGDKVWLEFTKDGEFIDDEIISVVAGETGDWVVDLDDVEDEDDVVVMRMHVNQVFQGAVDSIAQIEGLWLIDYENAFTIENDDEFGELEVTLKGKTLELSNDDSITLNKDDDEEIAEGMFFKMADNTEKFVRFYPFVEVTIEGAEEDADDEEPVDEEPVVDETPVDDNVTVDEEPVVDEEPVDEEPVEEEPAEEEEEPSPGFGFAFGLVGLLAVVYLVRRNN; encoded by the coding sequence ATGAAGAGATTTGCAGCAGTAACACTGGCTGCCCTCATGGTCTTAGCTGTATTCGCATCTTGCGCAAGTGCAGCAGATTCCGTTGAGATCCGCGGTCCAGTGTACAACGGAACAAATCTTACAGATATTGTTCCTGTTACTATGGATGCTAACTCATTTGCAGCATTCTACTATGACCTTGACGAAGGTACCCAGACAGAAACCCTCTCGGTTTTATCCGCTGATGACAGCGACACAATCCCTGAAGGTGACCTTGTCTACAACACCACGATCACATTTGTCGATTTCGAATATGCTCCTGGCTTCACTGCCAGTGACGAAGACGATGCAACCACCCAGTTCCCTGTACTCGGCTTCTTTGCAGAGGCTTTCATCCCACTGGATGAAAACAAAGCAGACAAGCTCGCCAAGCTGGTCATGGATGACGACGAGAAGTACACCCTGAGAACCGGCGAAATCCTCGACCTCGGTGAGGGCTATGCCCTTGAAGCCAAGCAGGTCGATGTTGACGGTGAGAAAGTCTGGCTCGAGTTCACCAAGGACGGCGAATTCATTGACGACGAAATCATTTCCGTCGCAACCGCAGACGACACCGGTGACTGGGTCGTTGACCTTGACGACATCGAGGATGAAGACGATGTAATTGTCATGAGAATGCACGTGAACCAGGTCTTCCAGGGAGCTGTTGACAGCATTGCCCAGATCGAAGGTCTCTGGCTCATTGACTTCGAGAACGCAATGACCATCGAGTCTGACGATGAATTTGGAGAGCTCGAAGTAACTATCACTGGAGACACTCTCAACCTTGAGAGCACCGACGATATCACCCTTAACAAGGATGACACCGAAGAGATCGCTGAAGGCATGTCCTTCCTTATCGCTGACACTCCTGACGACGAATTCAGGTTCTATGTATTCAAGGAATTCACCGAACCCGGCACCTATGAGATCAGAGGTAGCGTCGTTGACAACAACAATAGCGTCAGCACCTGGGAATGGAACTCTTCCACCTTTGCTGGCTTCTACTACGACATTGATGACGATGTAGGTACCGAGGAGCTTAAGATTCTCTCTTCCACCGGAACCGACACCGTGGAAATCGGTGACAACCAGCTTGTCTACACCACCACCATCGAAATGGTTGACTTCGAATTCGCTCCCGGCTTCACTGCCAGTGACGATGACGTTGCAACCAAGGAGTACCCTGTACTCGGCTTCTTTGCAGAGGAATTTGTTGCAATTGACCCCGTCAGCGCTGACAAGCTTGCAAAGCTGGTCCTCGACGATGACGAGAAGTACACCCTGAGAACCGGCGAAATCCTCGACCTCGGTGAGGGCTATGCCCTTGAAGCCAAGCAGGTCGATGTCGAAGGTGACAAGGTCTGGCTTGAGTTCACCAAGGACGGCGAATTCATTGATGACGAAATCATCTCCGTTGTCGCAGGCGAAACCGGCGACTGGGTCGTTGACCTTGATGACGTTGAGGATGAAGACGATGTAGTTGTCATGAGGATGCACGTGAACCAGGTCTTCCAGGGCGCAGTCGACAGTATCGCTCAGATCGAAGGTCTCTGGCTCATTGACTACGAGAACGCTTTCACCATTGAGAATGACGATGAATTCGGCGAACTTGAAGTCACCCTCAAGGGCAAGACCCTCGAGCTTTCCAACGATGACTCTATCACCCTGAACAAGGATGACGACGAAGAAATCGCTGAAGGCATGTTCTTCAAGATGGCTGACAACACAGAAAAGTTTGTCAGGTTCTACCCATTCGTTGAGGTAACCATCGAAGGCGCTGAAGAAGACGCTGATGACGAAGAACCTGTTGACGAAGAACCTGTTGTTGACGAAACACCTGTTGACGACAACGTAACTGTTGACGAAGAACCTGTTGTTGACGAAGAACCTGTTGACGAAGAACCTGTTGAAGAAGAACCTGCTGAAGAAGAAGAAGAACCCTCACCTGGATTCGGATTCGCCTTCGGACTTGTCGGACTTCTTGCAGTAGTCTACCTCGTTAGGAGGAACAACTAA
- a CDS encoding tRNA uridine(34) 5-carboxymethylaminomethyl modification radical SAM/GNAT enzyme Elp3 has product MISETKKNDFNRACREVLEMVLAGRIKDEEQLNRAKKDVSKRYHLASLPRNGDIIVQGTPEEQAVTKEFLRRKPVRTISGVAVIAVMTSPAPCPHGVCLPCPGGPNSVFKSPQSYMGKEPAAMRAIRHGFDPYMQVHSRLAQLKEIGHDVEKVELIVMGGTFSARSLDYQEWFTKRCLEAMNDFMGTEWREKAAAIGTAVPYIPLEEVQKANETAAIRNVGITFETRPDWTKEEHVDEFLRLGGTKVEIGVQSVYDFVLTRMQRGHGVAEIVEANRILRDSAFKVGFHMMPHLPGMDTERDLKGFKRLFEDPRFMPDYLKIYPTLVTEGTPLYRLWEAGEYEALSDEEAMELIADIKAVLPKWVRLQRIQRDIPAQQIFAGVRKSNIRQLAEERLKEKGGKCRCIRCREVGHNILKGKQVHEKDIELTVETYEACGGKEHFIAFEDLTADVLIGFTRLRFPAAPHRSELENAALIRELHVYGSMVPVGKGAKGADWQHRGYGKELLEHAEEIAYNAGYRKLSIISGIGAREYYRKFGYALEGRYMSKNLKI; this is encoded by the coding sequence ATGATATCTGAAACGAAAAAGAATGATTTTAACAGAGCCTGTCGGGAAGTCCTTGAGATGGTGCTGGCAGGCAGGATTAAAGACGAAGAGCAGCTGAATAGGGCAAAAAAAGACGTCAGCAAACGTTACCATCTGGCAAGCCTGCCCCGGAACGGGGATATTATAGTGCAGGGCACGCCGGAAGAGCAGGCCGTGACAAAGGAATTTTTAAGGCGGAAACCTGTAAGGACCATCTCAGGGGTTGCGGTGATTGCAGTGATGACTTCCCCCGCCCCCTGCCCGCACGGAGTCTGCCTGCCCTGCCCGGGGGGTCCGAATTCCGTATTTAAGTCACCCCAGAGTTATATGGGCAAAGAACCCGCCGCCATGAGAGCGATACGGCATGGGTTTGACCCTTACATGCAGGTACATTCCAGGCTTGCCCAGCTTAAGGAAATCGGGCACGACGTGGAGAAAGTAGAACTAATCGTAATGGGAGGCACGTTTTCGGCACGCAGCCTCGACTACCAGGAATGGTTCACAAAACGCTGCCTGGAAGCCATGAACGATTTTATGGGAACGGAATGGAGAGAGAAAGCAGCTGCCATCGGAACGGCTGTCCCTTACATCCCGCTCGAGGAAGTACAAAAGGCAAATGAAACTGCGGCAATCCGGAACGTGGGCATTACCTTTGAAACCCGCCCGGACTGGACAAAGGAAGAGCATGTGGATGAGTTCCTGAGGCTTGGAGGGACGAAAGTTGAGATAGGCGTCCAGAGCGTATACGATTTCGTGTTAACCCGTATGCAACGCGGGCACGGCGTTGCGGAGATCGTAGAGGCAAACCGAATTTTGAGAGACAGTGCCTTCAAGGTCGGCTTCCACATGATGCCGCACCTGCCGGGGATGGATACGGAGCGAGACCTGAAAGGGTTTAAAAGGCTCTTTGAAGACCCGCGCTTCATGCCCGACTACCTGAAGATCTATCCCACCCTTGTAACAGAGGGAACGCCTCTTTACAGGCTCTGGGAAGCCGGGGAATATGAGGCGCTTTCCGACGAGGAGGCCATGGAACTGATTGCAGACATAAAAGCAGTCCTCCCGAAATGGGTAAGGCTCCAGCGCATCCAGCGCGACATCCCCGCTCAACAGATATTTGCAGGGGTCCGGAAGAGCAACATCCGGCAGCTTGCAGAAGAACGGCTGAAAGAAAAGGGTGGAAAATGCCGCTGCATCCGCTGCAGAGAAGTCGGGCACAACATCCTGAAAGGAAAGCAGGTACATGAGAAAGACATAGAACTTACAGTGGAAACCTATGAAGCCTGCGGAGGCAAGGAGCACTTCATAGCTTTCGAAGACCTGACAGCTGACGTCCTGATAGGTTTTACTCGCCTGCGTTTCCCTGCGGCACCCCATCGCTCGGAACTGGAAAATGCTGCCCTGATCAGGGAACTGCACGTCTACGGCTCAATGGTGCCCGTGGGAAAAGGGGCAAAAGGGGCCGACTGGCAGCACAGGGGATACGGAAAAGAGCTCCTCGAACATGCAGAGGAAATCGCATATAACGCCGGATACCGTAAACTGTCCATCATAAGCGGGATAGGAGCCAGGGAATATTACAGGAAATTCGGATATGCCCTTGAAGGCAGGTATATGTCGAAAAATCTTAAAATCTGA
- a CDS encoding DUF1699 family protein — translation MKIRVVSSKEEIDTLKNDEEIVHLAFRPSNKDIFKLIMKCPEIKAIHIPSSYKRTISSSAQMYLSMQGISLLEGDVWGHRKDINEYSEVSQHVFDRIGELKEEGLSDEETIERLVRETRLSPDFVTFIMSN, via the coding sequence ATGAAGATTAGAGTTGTAAGTTCAAAAGAAGAAATTGACACCTTAAAAAACGATGAAGAAATTGTCCACCTCGCATTCAGACCGTCCAACAAGGACATTTTCAAACTTATCATGAAATGTCCTGAAATAAAAGCGATCCACATCCCCAGCTCTTACAAGAGAACAATCTCCAGCTCTGCACAGATGTACCTCTCAATGCAGGGAATTTCGTTACTCGAAGGCGATGTATGGGGCCACAGGAAGGACATCAACGAATACTCCGAAGTTTCCCAGCACGTCTTTGACCGCATCGGCGAGCTCAAGGAAGAAGGCCTTTCCGACGAAGAGACCATTGAGAGGCTTGTCAGGGAAACCAGGCTCAGCCCGGACTTCGTAACCTTCATCATGTCAAACTGA
- a CDS encoding MFS transporter: MNMEEIKKNPMYNYLLLLALFSAIGLQGWRTIFNNFAVDVVGINGYQVGVIQSVREIPGFLTFLVIYVLLVIKEHRLSAISVSCLGVGIFLTGIFPSYYGLIFTTFVMSVGFHYFETTSNSLSLQYFTMNEAPLVMGKLRSYKAVANITVGAAIWLLANQLGIKENLMLLGLLVIAGGVYASSINPAKKATTPQEKKIVLKRRYWLFYVLNFLSGARRQIFVVFAIFMLVTKYGFEVQDITVLFIINNIITYLLTPYIGKGINLLGERKMLSIEYSSMVIIFLGYAFIENRGVISLLYVLDNIFFHFAMGINTYFQKTAAPKDIAPSMAVGFTINHISAVVIPVFGGMLWMLNWKIPFIIGAVLSVTSLLFVQMIKTESTEENETYNRVTDKASNKENDKADDKGRKLPHDDTGIQETDTQSISNS, translated from the coding sequence ATGAATATGGAAGAAATTAAGAAAAATCCAATGTACAATTACCTCCTTCTCCTTGCACTTTTCTCGGCAATAGGGCTTCAGGGTTGGCGAACCATTTTTAATAATTTTGCAGTTGATGTGGTTGGAATCAATGGTTATCAGGTAGGAGTAATCCAGTCGGTCCGGGAGATTCCCGGCTTTTTGACTTTTCTTGTAATATACGTACTTCTTGTGATAAAGGAGCACAGGTTATCGGCTATTTCGGTGTCCTGCCTGGGAGTGGGAATTTTTCTAACAGGCATCTTTCCTTCGTACTATGGGCTCATATTCACGACATTCGTGATGTCCGTCGGATTCCATTATTTTGAGACTACCAGCAACTCCCTTTCGCTTCAATATTTTACAATGAATGAGGCCCCACTGGTCATGGGGAAACTAAGAAGTTACAAGGCTGTCGCAAACATCACTGTCGGAGCAGCCATCTGGTTACTCGCAAACCAGCTCGGGATTAAAGAGAACCTCATGCTTCTTGGGCTCCTCGTGATTGCAGGAGGAGTCTACGCATCCTCCATAAATCCTGCAAAAAAAGCCACAACTCCCCAGGAAAAGAAAATAGTGCTCAAACGCAGGTACTGGTTATTTTACGTACTTAATTTTCTGAGCGGGGCGAGAAGACAGATCTTCGTAGTATTTGCCATTTTTATGCTGGTTACAAAATACGGTTTTGAGGTACAGGATATCACGGTCCTTTTTATCATAAACAACATCATAACTTACCTGCTGACCCCATACATAGGGAAAGGGATAAACCTGCTTGGAGAAAGGAAAATGCTCTCGATTGAGTACTCCTCCATGGTTATTATCTTCCTCGGCTATGCCTTTATTGAAAACCGGGGGGTCATATCATTACTGTATGTCCTTGACAATATCTTCTTCCATTTCGCAATGGGAATCAATACATATTTCCAGAAGACCGCCGCACCGAAAGACATAGCCCCCTCGATGGCTGTTGGTTTCACCATTAACCACATTTCCGCAGTCGTGATCCCCGTCTTCGGGGGGATGCTCTGGATGCTAAACTGGAAAATTCCCTTTATCATCGGCGCAGTACTGAGCGTGACGTCCCTTCTTTTCGTACAGATGATAAAGACAGAATCTACAGAAGAAAATGAAACATATAATAGAGTGACTGATAAAGCAAGCAATAAAGAAAACGATAAAGCGGATGACAAAGGCAGGAAACTCCCTCATGATGACACGGGCATACAGGAAACGGATACCCAGAGTATAAGTAACTCCTAA
- a CDS encoding DHHA1 domain-containing protein, with protein sequence MSEQMEVLRKRAEKCAEEIKKHRAVHVVSHIDADGLTSAGIICTALERGGFEYSARFVKQLNEAALDEIADENHELVVFTDLGSGMCEQIKARGIQAIVSDHHQPQGDLEFHLNPHLFGANGSYELSGSGSTYLLASALGKNRDLSTLAIVGAIGDMQHMKMGQLVGINREILEEGVGGGCLKFMKDLTLFGKQTRPIFKLLQYSSDPYLPGLTGNEEGCIGFLHDLNIRFSQDERWRRWIDLETPEKQKIVSGLIQYCLKAGIPSYKIERLVGEVYVLLKEREGTEMRDASEFSTLLNATARYDHAEIGLAVCMGDREEAYEKARELLAEHRQNLVNGLVFVKEKGITELENIQYFDAGSEIKETIVGIIAGMSSTIVRNRNLPIIAFANTEGGVKVSARGTQDLIRRGINLSEAMTKISAEVGGAGGGHDIAAGATIPESSKEEFTRKLDLFIGGQLKERANAR encoded by the coding sequence ATGTCTGAGCAAATGGAAGTACTCCGAAAAAGAGCCGAGAAGTGCGCTGAAGAAATAAAAAAACACAGGGCAGTCCATGTGGTATCCCATATCGACGCCGACGGGCTGACCTCAGCAGGTATAATCTGCACTGCCCTTGAGAGGGGAGGATTCGAGTACAGTGCCCGCTTTGTAAAACAGCTCAACGAAGCAGCCCTGGATGAGATTGCTGACGAAAACCACGAACTTGTCGTCTTTACTGACCTGGGCAGCGGGATGTGCGAGCAGATAAAAGCCCGCGGGATCCAGGCTATTGTCTCAGACCACCACCAGCCCCAGGGAGACCTGGAGTTCCACCTGAACCCACACCTCTTCGGGGCAAACGGCTCCTATGAACTGAGTGGCTCGGGCAGTACCTACCTCCTGGCCTCGGCCCTGGGAAAAAACCGCGACTTATCCACACTCGCAATAGTTGGGGCAATCGGGGACATGCAGCACATGAAAATGGGCCAGCTTGTAGGGATCAACCGGGAAATCCTGGAAGAGGGAGTTGGAGGAGGCTGCCTTAAGTTCATGAAAGACCTGACCCTTTTTGGAAAACAGACCCGCCCGATCTTCAAGCTGCTCCAGTATTCCTCAGACCCCTACCTCCCCGGGCTTACAGGTAATGAGGAAGGCTGCATCGGGTTTTTGCACGACCTGAATATCCGCTTCAGCCAGGACGAGCGCTGGAGACGCTGGATCGACCTGGAAACCCCTGAAAAGCAAAAAATCGTCTCAGGGCTTATCCAGTACTGCCTGAAAGCCGGGATTCCCTCCTACAAGATCGAAAGGCTGGTTGGGGAGGTCTATGTCCTCCTGAAAGAGCGGGAAGGCACGGAAATGAGAGATGCTTCCGAGTTTTCCACCCTCCTCAACGCCACAGCCCGCTACGACCATGCCGAAATAGGGCTTGCGGTCTGCATGGGCGATAGGGAAGAAGCCTACGAAAAAGCCCGCGAACTGCTTGCGGAACACAGGCAAAACCTCGTGAATGGGCTTGTCTTTGTCAAGGAGAAGGGGATCACTGAACTTGAAAACATCCAGTACTTCGACGCAGGCTCAGAGATAAAGGAAACAATCGTAGGAATTATTGCCGGGATGAGTTCAACCATTGTCCGGAACCGGAACCTGCCTATTATTGCTTTTGCAAACACCGAAGGAGGCGTCAAGGTCTCGGCAAGGGGCACCCAGGATTTGATCCGGCGGGGGATTAACCTCTCGGAAGCCATGACAAAAATCTCTGCAGAGGTCGGCGGGGCCGGGGGCGGACACGACATTGCAGCCGGGGCAACGATTCCGGAGAGTTCAAAAGAAGAATTTACCCGAAAACTGGACCTCTTTATCGGGGGGCAGTTGAAGGAGAGGGCAAATGCCAGGTAA
- a CDS encoding DUF128 domain-containing protein, translating to MQKNGYRIQFTSSRIKDLMYKTTFDPKAMDGDVILNLSIIDKKDLDDVLGIFKMVISSGLSVTPYIKIVSEGESIGKMTIGEGKVGVGTVCSITIDGVLLKAGIPINPKLGGVVQIRNGTPVRFTDVLTYVSTTVDPLELLMSQGVTSVSDMLRTGSGKILANLREAPMVARDEIESRLSDLMDAGFSGILEVGEPNTRVLDVPIERDHLGIVVIGGTNPMAVVQEYGISIDTSAMSQLISFREMSRIEDLV from the coding sequence ATGCAAAAAAATGGATACCGTATTCAGTTCACATCATCCAGAATCAAGGACCTCATGTACAAGACAACCTTTGATCCGAAGGCAATGGACGGGGATGTCATACTTAACCTCTCGATCATCGACAAAAAAGACCTGGACGACGTGCTGGGGATCTTCAAGATGGTTATCTCCAGCGGGCTTTCGGTGACCCCTTACATAAAAATAGTTTCGGAAGGGGAATCCATCGGAAAGATGACCATAGGGGAAGGAAAAGTAGGGGTCGGTACCGTTTGCAGCATAACCATTGACGGCGTGCTCCTGAAGGCGGGAATTCCCATAAACCCCAAGCTGGGGGGAGTTGTCCAGATCCGGAACGGGACCCCTGTCCGCTTTACCGATGTGCTGACTTACGTAAGCACCACTGTGGACCCCCTGGAACTCCTGATGTCCCAGGGAGTCACTTCCGTGTCGGATATGCTCAGGACAGGCTCTGGTAAGATCCTTGCAAACCTCAGGGAAGCCCCCATGGTTGCCAGGGACGAGATCGAAAGCCGTCTTTCCGATTTAATGGATGCTGGCTTTAGCGGAATCCTTGAAGTCGGGGAACCCAATACCCGTGTTCTGGACGTTCCTATTGAGAGGGACCACCTGGGGATAGTTGTCATAGGCGGGACAAACCCGATGGCTGTGGTCCAGGAGTACGGAATTTCGATTGATACCAGCGCAATGTCCCAACTCATCTCTTTCAGGGAGATGAGCAGGATCGAAGACCTCGTTTGA
- a CDS encoding glucose-6-phosphate isomerase family protein — MELTLKFGENATTADVRKLHDMEYVIFDREWFDKAEERNLDMYYMFRDLSKNDTDHELIKASGLRYDITRIPPDMLGSEYIKTVGHYHPYVPGTDITYPEVYQVLEGSATYLLQKVDPGVEDRVLDVVVVEAEEGDCVLVPPGYGHVTINASEKTLEMANWVCRDFSSVYEPIKRLSGAAYFLLKTGFLQNPLYRDVPPIRYLKPRDLPEFGLFSGKEMYELVHDIEKLRFLTAPQDFRYSLERVF; from the coding sequence ATGGAATTGACACTCAAGTTTGGGGAGAATGCCACTACTGCGGATGTAAGAAAGCTCCATGATATGGAATATGTCATATTTGATCGGGAATGGTTTGACAAGGCCGAAGAACGGAACCTGGACATGTACTATATGTTCCGGGACCTTTCAAAAAATGATACGGACCATGAGCTAATAAAAGCTAGTGGGCTCAGGTACGATATTACCCGCATCCCTCCGGACATGCTCGGTTCGGAGTATATCAAAACCGTAGGGCATTACCATCCTTACGTCCCTGGTACGGACATTACTTACCCTGAGGTCTATCAGGTACTTGAGGGGTCTGCAACCTATCTCCTGCAAAAAGTGGATCCCGGGGTGGAGGACAGGGTTCTGGATGTGGTGGTGGTCGAGGCAGAAGAAGGGGATTGCGTACTCGTTCCTCCTGGCTACGGACATGTGACCATAAACGCTTCGGAGAAAACCCTGGAGATGGCAAACTGGGTCTGCAGGGACTTTTCCTCGGTTTATGAGCCGATCAAGAGGCTTTCAGGGGCTGCTTACTTTCTCCTTAAAACCGGTTTCCTCCAAAATCCCCTGTACAGGGACGTGCCCCCTATCCGCTACCTGAAGCCCCGTGACCTGCCCGAATTTGGGTTGTTTTCCGGAAAAGAAATGTATGAACTGGTTCATGATATTGAAAAGCTCAGGTTTTTGACAGCCCCTCAGGACTTTAGATATTCTTTAGAAAGAGTGTTTTGA
- a CDS encoding ribonuclease H-like domain-containing protein yields the protein MLKSTYIHIPGVGKTVEQKIWASGIRSWEEFLEKQDLVSISPARKEKILEGIRHSSERLEANDCCYFSKCLPSSEHWRAYPFFSDSVAFVDIETTGLSSDRDYITVVGIYDGKEAKTYVRGINLDEIMEEFSKYKLLVSFNGARFDLPFIKSEYPDLEFSQLHIDLMYPLRRIGYSGGLKHIEKVLGISRSEDTEGLSGFDAVRLWKQYEKGNRAALDTLLNYNKEDIVNLKTIIELTYPKMVENALGSCSR from the coding sequence ATGTTAAAGAGTACGTATATCCATATTCCCGGCGTAGGGAAGACGGTGGAGCAGAAAATCTGGGCTTCGGGGATTCGAAGCTGGGAAGAATTTCTCGAAAAGCAGGATCTTGTCTCCATTTCCCCTGCCAGGAAGGAGAAGATCCTTGAAGGGATCAGGCATTCTTCGGAGCGGCTGGAGGCAAACGACTGTTGCTATTTCTCAAAGTGTCTGCCTTCTTCCGAACACTGGCGTGCATATCCCTTTTTTTCGGATTCCGTGGCATTTGTGGACATAGAGACAACCGGCCTTTCCTCGGACAGGGACTACATAACCGTTGTGGGGATCTATGATGGCAAGGAAGCCAAAACCTACGTTCGAGGGATAAATCTCGATGAGATCATGGAAGAGTTTTCAAAATACAAGCTGCTGGTTTCCTTCAACGGAGCCCGGTTTGATCTCCCCTTCATAAAATCTGAGTACCCGGATCTAGAGTTCAGCCAGCTTCATATTGACCTTATGTATCCCCTCCGGCGCATCGGGTACAGTGGGGGGCTCAAGCATATCGAAAAGGTCCTCGGGATCTCCCGGAGTGAAGACACGGAAGGTCTAAGCGGATTCGATGCGGTCAGGCTTTGGAAACAGTATGAGAAAGGAAACCGGGCTGCTCTTGACACACTTCTCAATTATAACAAGGAGGATATAGTTAATTTGAAAACAATTATCGAACTTACTTACCCGAAAATGGTTGAAAATGCTCTTGGATCCTGCAGTCGTTGA
- the mdh gene encoding malate dehydrogenase, whose translation MAKISVIGAGNVGATTVQRLAELELGEIVMTDIVEGLPQGKALDLMQAGAIVGYDTAIRGSNDYEDIADSDLVIITAGIARKPGMSREDLISTNTKIINEVSKNIAKYAPSSIVMNVTNPLDIITYTALKATGFEPEKVFGMSGVLDAGRFASFIAEELRCSKKDVEAMVIGGHGDLMVPLPQYTTVSGIPLTELLPEGEITRLVDRTVNGGAEIVGLLKQGSAFYAPSAAVARMAEAVLKDSKRILPASAYLEGEYEQEGIYFGVPVKLGASGVEEILELELSEKQYEILRKSAETIRKVISGLGV comes from the coding sequence ATGGCTAAAATTTCCGTGATTGGTGCAGGAAATGTTGGTGCGACCACAGTTCAGCGGCTTGCCGAACTGGAACTTGGCGAAATTGTCATGACCGATATAGTAGAGGGGCTGCCCCAGGGAAAAGCCCTGGACCTCATGCAGGCGGGAGCCATCGTTGGCTATGATACCGCCATCAGAGGCAGCAATGACTACGAAGACATTGCCGACTCGGACCTCGTGATCATCACGGCCGGGATCGCCAGGAAGCCTGGTATGAGCAGGGAAGACCTGATCAGTACCAATACTAAAATAATAAATGAAGTTTCGAAGAATATTGCGAAATATGCACCGAGCTCCATCGTGATGAATGTTACGAACCCGCTAGACATAATCACTTACACTGCTTTAAAGGCGACAGGCTTTGAGCCTGAAAAAGTCTTCGGGATGAGTGGAGTCCTGGACGCGGGGCGTTTTGCAAGTTTCATTGCAGAGGAACTCAGATGTTCTAAAAAAGATGTTGAAGCCATGGTTATAGGAGGGCACGGAGACCTGATGGTCCCGCTTCCCCAGTACACCACGGTCTCGGGGATCCCACTCACAGAACTTCTTCCGGAAGGAGAGATCACACGGCTGGTGGACAGGACCGTGAATGGTGGAGCCGAAATAGTGGGCCTGCTCAAACAGGGAAGTGCTTTTTACGCGCCTTCGGCAGCCGTTGCCCGGATGGCAGAGGCGGTGCTGAAGGATTCAAAGAGGATACTTCCCGCTTCCGCTTACCTTGAAGGGGAATACGAGCAGGAGGGGATCTACTTCGGAGTTCCTGTAAAACTCGGGGCATCGGGAGTTGAAGAAATTCTGGAACTCGAACTCAGCGAGAAACAGTATGAAATCCTCAGGAAGTCAGCAGAAACCATAAGGAAGGTAATCTCAGGGCTGGGGGTCTGA